The Eriocheir sinensis breed Jianghai 21 chromosome 4, ASM2467909v1, whole genome shotgun sequence genome has a segment encoding these proteins:
- the LOC126981470 gene encoding uncharacterized protein LOC126981470 isoform X1: MEARRGRCTMPVAGGRAQKRVNERTTNHNLDPGSLQHHRDVLQEVAGWHMEDWEELEALLETEHLILGQPYQPQQHQQQQHHRSDINLLQSPERTPRLPHEAPPSRSSSRRSLPRTHGAYSLPLQQLSSILLNMTFSDAEDEHQGTGRNTSNSQDRSLSRSRTESGVSNASTVSLASPSSSAGPAAAANGPMAASGSAAGALDIAAAQNASVVDVSGVDKKKIVEKLQQIQGYIQQTTAAMAALEQQGDIGLQSDIYARYVNLNKSLQHQEEEYLDILARSLVLNKAAAQVANGTQHPSTAPSSVSPASAQVNGREETAPEEGSRVVGVVGSENVRTLQDRLSASQEESVAIMSQMRASIARREDLLTRYKATQERLANLKRQRQGIQEEKQRLIQQGANPNGAGQEDEDPIPGADTWTLSELTKALVDFQALQDKVERLTAVYSTRAQGVDPDDAESQADVASKLGQLATKRRQLADVLTRLKGYQALRQQEERDGLDGVGGSGRSTSTAPAGASDANHLPASSNTHTTTTSDEPAPPPPPPPPSASLSASVSNINGEGHPVSPASLREAANSVTQASEELVNRKAQLNSLQKQLSDMKKLLDVANKARQEFGDDGAGALPSTSAAADVPTEILEVSGKRIVLTEAERQNPEIASKYSQLSRAKDRLAKMEEIIAMISQARHTGQNLRDVIPPDYLAILEEAENNPQAEFAAESGGPGPLSRASAPLQRPLEVEEEEVGRLSRRPTRPPRMGSMGRGEAGAGAGAGRDSQVREQESREISAMQQRLNKNSTRVSAINEGSQHGHEKGAIKKQPQALWQGSSSGGGGGVASSGVGGVREDPRLAQVLAMQEELRQKKNALEALMRRMGKSSSLNMDNISDNISDNVSEASDRLGDVRGSGGAATWGEAGGLHHFSDNHYQQSSDEDLIDEDEADLPPRGSQLRPQQPPPIAVSPKDRNRHSTSRHRRRQDSGRLSVNNLTAATLPTPARTKHNRLRASSAPKALWESVGTPLDGSNYKSPSNTTMQTQHSLNAALSQLTQVQGTINNLQESLRHEQSQVLGSSRASLYQPQLVPPLLPDLTPTSLPPMVTPSQALTPMSAYAGLGSLALAAQGGGEAVNQQLLSGLQQCFSQLHLHSLEIQALSKHLQLLERRDQTSSAAMADVGDGLGRGGRGGARRSEEEEEEEDNEDDDVAGDPRPPYPLHHNLLAAAGLRPGKEGGSSRAPQGSAYPVYLRQQSESGAPSSGVTNPIYGHLGDLRDQTGGTWGSLAPTPGTEQPTDTLGSLLGPGAPGEALEGSSSHPLLHLGRMGEEASQTQAPEAHHWASLASTHPLHHQTTDLLNNQVPPGTRANNYWDNFRSYSRQNLLSTATKSNTSDLHPPSTTSTSAPAHTASFALHQGREGGRGEDKRFNVSLGHNNTNSGAGARSRMPNPHINNPRGAANPRVRNPVAASSQHLLSQNKHKANNRNKQGDLWVTSKGSERNLPPQDRGSGGRNLGGYLNYNTVRANTSDSDGAEGSGVTLEVLREAEALIRRHANQPEFLLQLFRHASQITVHTDQHVAVALLHDLASQPHRPGSHGVNANPGPGVHGHAEGTVGLSLPAPLRDSWRPQPPRSHPQNTLPQDNVSVVGLSGSEVSDSGLTSEDEDSRALYRNVKNLSLSPGGAVPPPAPPGGVNTGGRPPYPQPPPPLHPHYQHNYHEFPHHRQHNLVHPHNTQGGESARSGANSESSLYDHLVFNDSHLATRQEVVEDWVRRGVEEEEEEDEAGPSKLLNQADTAGSSPEDAHNLIHPLNNDTEYLTFETLVASAVREGTEVLQAQACEDVASPLLLNSLHHSLVAHIQTRAQSLRLPQTFLYSTDTELKSALQAFSGKPLSQVSSDVPSLISQVLLTQYCSVLVQRLRDNQPLLPQTPTKLPPGAPPKAGEVGLEGAAATPTAGPPECRPPQEATTATQTEAGVFSLHPQRPPLHTFSLTTGAAAAHPPPSASLSATTPADSPWQAPPPPPAPLPSPNHNPSGGESLAESAACAGGPLPTAPSGSWSAEGLASPASPLGAGRGEAEQEEAMMDELGEPTLVHTLAEADQSQDAVEGDWGEDSQAEGIMQPEVSGGAVGGSSHTHSPPQHPGWLPARERHNSSQLEAEAEVEGLVESEAEAAALGAGHLLFMDQQSQELDEVPTKLQSPQGGSPSDSPEQALPQQHHPHHPQRPHSPAGSEG; this comes from the exons GAGGACTGGGAGGAGCTTGAGGCACTGCTGGAGACTGAACACCTTATCCTGGGCCAGCCATATCAgccccagcagcaccagcagcagcaacatcatcGCTCGGACATCAACCTCCTCCAGAGTCCAG AGCGCACCCCACGGCTGCCCCACGAAGCACCACCCTCCCGCAGCAGTTCTCGGCGCTCCCTCCCACGCACACACGGCGCCtactctctcccccttcagcaGCTGTCCTCCATCCTCCTCAACATGACCTTCTCGGACGCTGAGGATGAGCACCAGGGGACGGGACGGAACACAAG CAACAGCCAGGACCGATCCCTGAGCCGCTCCCGCACAGAGTCGGGGGTGAGCAACGCCTCCACCGTCTCCCTGGCcagcccctcctcctctgccgGGCCTGCCGCTGCTGCCAATGGGCCCATGGCTGCCTCGGGGAGTGCCGCCGGGGCCCTGGACATTGCTGCCGCCCAAAATGCCTCGGTAGTTGATGTTTCA GGCGTTGACAAGAAGAAGATTGTGGAGAAGCTGCAGCAGATCCAGGGCTACATACAGCAGACCACAGCAGCCATGGCAGCCCTAGAGCAGCAGGGAGACATT GGCTTGCAAAGTGATATATATGCTCGCTATGTCAACCTCAACAAGTCGCTTCAGCACCAGGAGGAGGAGTACCTGGACATTCTCGCTCGCTCCCTAGTCCTTAACAAG GCTGCAGCACAGGTGGCCAACGGAACACAGCACCCAAGCACAGCACCAAGCAGCGTCTCCCCAGCATCAGCACAAGTCAACGGCCGCGAAGAGACG GCCCCAGAGGAAGGCAGCCGCGTGGTGGGTGTGGTCGGCTCAGAGAACGTTCGCACGCTACAGGACCGCCTCTCGGCCAGTCAGGAGGAGTCTGTGGCCATCATGAGCCAGATGAGGGCCAGCATAGCACGCCGCGAGGACCTCCTGACACGATATAAG GCCACCCAGGAGCGCCTTGCCAACCTTAAGCGGCAGAGGCAGGGTATTCAGGAGGAGAAGCAGCGCCTCATCCAGCAGGGGGCCAATCCCAACGGTGCCGGGCAGGAGGACGAGGACCCCATCCCTGGCGCCGACACCTGGACCCTCTCGGAGCTGACGAAGGCGCTGGTGGACTTCCAGGCTCTGcaggacaaggtggagcgactgACGGCTGTGTACTCGACCAGGGCCCAG GGTGTGGATCCTGATGACGCGGAAAGCCAGGCGGACGTGGCCAGCAAACTCGGCCAGCTGGCAACCAAGAGGCGGCAGCTGGCGGACGTGCTCACCAGACTCAAGGGCTACCAGGCTCTTAGGcagcaggaggagagag aTGGCCTGGATGGTGTGGGTGGCAGTGGGCGCTCCACCTCCACTGCTCCAGCCGGTGCTTCGGACGCTAACCACCTCCCAGCCTCCTccaacacccacaccacaacgACAAGCGACgaaccagcacctccaccacctccaccacctccctctgcCTCACTCTCGGCCTCCGTGTCCAACATCAACGGGGAGGGACATCCAGTTAGCCCGGCCAGCCTGAGGGAGGCGGCGAACTCGGTAACCCAGGCCTCGGAGGAGCTGGTGAACCGCAAGGCACAGCTCAACTCTCTCCAGAAGCAGCTGAGCGACATGAAGAAGCTCCTCGATGTGGCTAACAAGGCCCGACAGGAG TTCGGGGATGACGGCGCCGGtgcccttccctccaccagtGCCGCCGCTGACGTGCCCACTGAGATCCTGGAGGTGTCGGGCAAGAGGATTGTCCTGACGGAGGCTGAGAGACAGAACCCAGAGATTGCTTCAAAGTATAG TCAGCTATCCCGGGCCAAGGATCGTCTGGCCAAGATGGAGGAAATAATAGCCATGATCAGCCAGGCAAGACACACCGGCCAGAACCTGCGTGACGTCATCCCCCCGGACTACCTGGCCAtcctggaggaggcggag AACAACCCACAGGCGGAGTTTGCAGCTGAGTCAGGCGGCCCCGGTCCCCTCAGCCGCGCCTCAGCTCCCCTGCAGAGGCCcctggaggttgaggaggaggaggtaggcagGCTCTCAAGGCGCCCCACTCGTCCCCCACGCAT GGGCAGCATGGGGCGGGGTGAGGCTGGGGCCGGGGCAGGAGCAGGTCGGGACTCACAGGTACGGGAACAGGAGAGCCGGGAGATCTCGGCCATGCAGCAGCGCCTCAACAAGAACAGCACGAGGGTGTCCGCCATCAACGAGGGCTCGCAACACGGACATGAGAAGGGCGCCATCAAGAAGCAgccccag GCACTATGGCagggcagcagcagcggcggcggcggcggggttgccAGCAGCGGGGTGGGCGGGGTGAGGGAGGACCCACGTCTCGCCCAGGTGTTGGCCATGCAGGAAGAGCTGCGTCAGAAGAAGAACGCCCTGGAGGCCCTCATGAGGCGCATGGGCAAGTCCTCCTCCCTCAACATGGACAACATATCCGACAACATCTCCGACAATGTCTCCGAGGCATCCGACCGCCTGGGGGACGTGCGCGGCAGTGGGGGGGCGGCCACCTGGGGGGAGGCTGGGGGGCTGCACCACTTCTCCGATAACCACTATCAGCAGTCCAG TGACGAGGACTTGATAGACGAGGATGAGGCGGACCTTCCCCCCCGAGGCAGCCAGCTCCGCCCTCAGCAGCCGCCACCCATCGCAGTCTCCCCCAAGGACCGCAACCGCCACTCCAccagccgccaccgccgccgccaggaCTCGGGGCGCCTCTCGGTGAACAACCTGACGGCCGCGACCCTCCCCACCCCCGCCAGGACCAAGCACAACCGCCTTA GGGCCAGCAGTGCTCCCAAGGCCCTGTGGGAGTCTGTGGGCACTCCGCTAGATGGCAGCAACTATAAGtctccctccaacaccaccaTGCAGACCCAGCACAGCCTCAATGCTGCACTCAGCCAG CTCACCCAGGTGCAAGGAACCATCAACAACCTGCAGGAGAGTCTTCGCCACGAGCAGAGTCAGGTGCTGGGGAGCTCCCGGGCGTCCCTCTACCAGCCCCAGCTCGTGCCGCCCCTCCTGCCCGACCTCACCCCCACCTCGCTGCCCCCCATGGTGACCCCCAGCCAGGCCCTCACCCCCATGTCTGCCTACGCTGGCCTTGGCTCCCTCGCCCTTGCTGCTCAGg GTGGCGGCGAGGCAGTGAACCAGCAGCTGTTGTCGGGCCTGCAGCAGTGCTTCTCCCAGCTCCACCTACACTCCCTTGAGATACAGGCCCTGAGCAAGCATCTGCAG CTTCTGGAGAGGCGAGACCAGACCAGCTCGGCCGCCATGGCTGATGTGGGGGACGGCCTTGGGaggggcgggcggggcggcgcacggaggagtgaagaggaagaggaggaggaggacaatgaggatgatgatgtggCAGGAGACCCCCGCCCTCCTTACCCTCTCCACCACAACCTCTTGGCTGCGGCCGGCCTGCGCCCTGGGAAGGAGGGGGGCTCTAGCCGGGCACCCCAGGGCTCCGCCTACCCCGTATACCTGAGGCAGCAGTCCGAGAGTGGCGCTCCCTCCTCAGGCGTCACCAACCCCATTTATGGCCacctgggggacctgcgagaccAGACTGGGGGCACCTGGGGCTCCCTTGCTCCTACCCCAGGCACAGAGCAGCCCACAGACACCCTGGGCTCGCTCCTAGGCCCAGGTGCCCCAGGGGAGGCTCTGGAGGGCAGCTCATCACACCCATTGCTGCATCTGGGCCGTATGGGGGAGGAGGCCAGCCAGACACAGGCCCCTGAGGCACACCACTGGGCCTCCCTCGCCTCCACACACCCACTGCACCACCAGACCACAGACCTGCTCAACAACCAG GTTCCTCCAGGCACACGCGCCAACAACTACTGGGACAACTTCCGCAGTTACTCCCGCCAGAACCTGCTCTCCACGGCCACCAAGAGCAACACCAGcgacctccaccccccctccaccacctccacctcggcCCCTGCCCACACCGCCTCCTTCGCCCTCCACCAG GGTCGGGAGGGTGGCCGAGGCGAGGACAAGCGTTTCAACGTCTCGCTGGgccacaacaacaccaacagcgGGGCCGGTGCCAGATCCAGGATGCCCAACCCCCACATCAACAACCCCAGAGGTGCCGCCAACCCCCGTGTGAGGAACCCTGTGGCCGCCAGCTCCCAGCACCTCCTCAGCCAGAACAAACACAAGGCAAACAACAGGAACAAGCAAG GTGACTTATGGGTGACCTCCAAGGGCAGCGAGAGGAACCTGCCGCCCCAAGACCGAGGCTCAGGGGGCAGGAACCTGGGTGGTTACCTCAACTACAACACTGTGCGCGCCAACACCAGCGACAG TGATGGTGCTGAGGGAAGCGGTGTGACCCTGGAGGTGCTGCGTGAGGCCGAGGCGCTGATCCGCCGCCATGCCAACCAGCCAGAGTTCCTGCTGCAGCTGTTCCGCCACGCCTCGCAGATCACTGTGCACACCGACCAGCACGTGGCCGTGGCGCTCCTGCACGACCTTGCCTCCCAGCCACACCGACCCGGCAGCCATGG AGTGAATGCCAACCCTGGGCCGGGTGTCCACGGCCATGCCGAGGGGACTGTTGGCCTCTCCCTGCCAGCCCCCCTCAGAGACTCGTGGAGGCCCCAGCCCCCACGCAGTCACCCCCAGAACACCCtcccacag GACAATGTGAGTGTGGTGGGGCTGTCAGGGTCAGAGGTCAGCGATAGTGGCCTGACCTCAGAGGACGAGGACAGCAGG GCTCTTTATCGCAACGTCAAGAACCTCAGTCTCAGCCCAGGGGGAGCAGTACCCCCCCCTGCACCTCCGGGAGGCGTGAACACAGGTGGCAGGCCCCCGTacccccaaccaccaccgcccctccacccccactACCAACACAACTACCATGAATTcccccaccaccgccagcacaaccTCGTCCACCCCCACAACACACAGGGAGGGGAGAGCGCCCGCAGCGGTGCCAATTCTGAGAGTTCTCTGTATGATCATCTGGTGTTTAACGACTCCCACCTGGCCACTagacaagag GTGGTGGAGGACTGGGTGCggcgaggggtggaggaggaggaagaggaggacgaggcagGGCCCAGCAAGCTTCTGAACCAGGCGGACACAGCAGGATCTTCCCCCGAGGACGCCCACAACCTCATCCAT CCACTAAACAACGACACTGAGTACCTCACCTTTGAGACTCTGGTGGCCTCCGCCGTGAGGGAGGGCACGGAGGTACTGCAGGCCCAGGCGTGTGAAGACGTTGCCTCCCCGCTTCTGCTGAATTCCCTCCACCACAGCCTAGTGGCCCAC ATCCAGACCCGAGCCCAGTCCCTGCGGCTGCCCCAGACCTTCCTCTACTCCACCGACACTGAACTCAAGTCTGCCCTCCAAGCCTTCTCTGGCAAACC gctgtCCCAGGTGAGCAGCGACGTGCCGTCACTCATCTCCCAGGTGCTGCTGACCCAGTACTGCTCGGTGCTGGTGCAGCGTCTGCGCGACAACCAGCCGCTGCTGCCTCAGACGCCCACCAAGCTGCCGCCCGGTGCCCCGCCCAAG GCTGGTGAGGTGGGTCTGGAGGGTGCCGCTGCCACCCCCACAGCTGGCCCCCCAGAGTGCCGCCCCCCCCAGGAGGCCACCACAGCTACCCAGACTGAAGCCGGAGTGttctccctccacccccagaGGCCGCCCCTCCACACCTTCAGCCTCACCACCGGGGCTGCTGCCGCCCACCCACCCCCATCAGCCTCCCTGTCAGCTACCACCCCTGCTGACAGTCCCTGGCaggcccctccacccccccctgcccccctgcccTCCCCCAACCACAACCCTAGTGGAGGGGAGTCCCTGGCAGAGAGTGCAGCCTGCGCCGGTGGGCCTCTCCCTACTGCCCCGTCTGGCTCCTGGAGTGCCGAGGGCTTggcctcccctgcctcacccctggGGGCTGGCCGGGGAGAGGCAGAGCAGGAGGAGGCCATGATGGATGAGCTGGGTGAGCCAACACTGGTCCACACACTGGCTGAGGCTGACCAGTCCCAGG acgcaGTGGAGGGTGACTGGGGTGAGGACTCCCAGGCGGAGGGCATCATGCAGCCTGAGGTCAGTGGGGGGGCAGTGGGCGGGTCCTCCCACACCCACTCCCCACCCCAACACCCTGGATGGCTGCCGGCAAGGGAACGACACAACTCCTCGCAg CTGGAAgcagaggcggaggtggagggactggtggagagTGAGGCGGAGGCGGCTGCTCTCGGGGCCGGCCACCTCCTCTTCATGGACCAGCAGAGTCAG GAGCTGGACGAGGTGCCCACCAAGCTACAGAGTCCCCAGGGTGGCTCTCCTAGTGACAGCCCCGAGCAGGCCCTTCCCCAgcagcaccacccccaccacccccagcgCCCTCATTCACCCGCTG GGAGCGAAGGGTGA